AGCGCGTCCTAGGAGAGCATTCAAAGAAGTGTTGAAGAGAGAGGCGAAATGAACACAAATTCTTAAGGCAATAAAACTGGGGGGTGTATCTTATCTTCCGGTGCATGCTCTTGTCTGGAAACTACGGTAGCTCGTAACTGCATCCCTAGTCTGATATTCAAACACACAGTATTTGTGAATTAAGTTGATCCTGTCACCCACCATGGAGTCTGTGCTCACCCATCCACCTGTGTCATTGCCAGAGGTCATCCGTGGGCCTCAGCTGGGACTCGTGGCCCTTGTCACCCTGCTGTGTCGTCTTGTGGAAGCGGCCCATTGCCGTCCATCAGCAGAAAGAGTCCTCAACAGCCTAGGACCAGTTTTGTACCAGACTCGTCGGAGGTTTTGATGCCATTTGTCTTTTGTAAGGTTAACTCATTAAAGATTTATGTACTTTGGTTTATAGTGCTgtatcctttctttcctttcctttttttcctcctcctgtgATGTGGTCCAGAATGAAAGTTTGTTTTCCGTCTCTCAGCCTTTCAGAAGCGGCCTGGAAGCTAGGACGGATGGAGATGGCAACACAGTTTGTGATGCAGTGGATTGTGAAATGGTTTTCTGGGAGGAAAGAATCTGTGCCTGGTGTATCTGATGGCCGGGTTTCAATTATGCTGTCTTTTGAAGACCATTTAAACAGTAAAAAGTCAATGGACGGTagggtgcaggcctttaatcccagcacttgagaggcagaggcaggtgtaactttgtgagtttgaggacagcttggtctacaagagctagttccaggacaggctccaaagccacagagaaaccctgtcttgaaaaaccaaaaaaaaaaaaaatataataataataataaaataaaataataaacaaacattaaaagTCAGCACAAGCCTCGGAGCCCTGTATGCCTACTGACCTTCTGTAGGGAAATACCTTGCCAGGGCTTGCAGAGTCAAACAGAAGCATTCGGGACCAGCTGTGTAAATCAGGTGCCACAATAGCCTGAGCGGGCTGAGAAGCTTTACTGAGCTTACAAGCTGCCTGTGCTGTCTGAGGAGGCTTAAGAAGACCTGGACACAATGTCTGCGGCAAATCCAACTCTGAAGTTGCTTGagcttggttatttttttttcttttaacataagGAAATTACACTTtgccaaatgagagagagagagagagagagagagagagagagagagagagagagagagagcgcaattgtgcatttaaaaaatgtttaaaagaagaaaaacactgaaaataacagGCTGATTGGGCAAACTTGGTTTCATCTGTCAGTTCCGAGCAGACGTCTAGAGGCGGCGGAGGACTCAGATGGGCTAGCAGGAGACTATTAGTGGATACCCAGATGTGAAGCACAAGCCTCCAGTCCAACCCCTGGCTCTGGTTTTTACTAGCTGCACGTCTCAGGCACATGGCTTGACTCCTCCTAGGCGTATTTTCCTCCTTGCGTGCTCATGGGATCCAGCGATTAAAGGAGCTAATGACAAAGAGAGAGCTTGGCAGTACCCAGTGTGATCTCGCCAGCATGTTCACAGCAGGCCTGCAGCTGCGGTGCCAGGACTTTGACTCAGAACTGTCCTTcgccacgtgtgtgtgtgtgtgtgtgtgtgtgtgtgtgtgtgtgtgtgtgtgtgtgtaccgcgTGGCCTTTCAGTTTTCTGCCTCAACCGGGCATTTTTGGATCCTGTAACCACATGTAATATTGGCTTTAATACGGTTAGATCACCAAATGGTAACTGCGGGGAGAGATGTGATGTTACGACATTCCTCTTCCCTCTAACCCAAACCTAGGCTAGTGTGCTGGGGGTGCCAGTGGGTCCAGTGTCTTTCCTCCTGTGCGGCTCACACCCCAGGTTGTTCTGGGCCGCTGTGCTCTGGTAAATAGCCGCTTGTGATTCTTCAGGTTTCCTCCAAGAGCCccccagagagacagaggacaggGCATTGTGAGAAGAACCTGGGAGGGTAGAAGCCGGAGCTAATTACCTGTCTGAAGCATCCATATAATTTTGACAGCACCTAAGGTCATTGTCAGTGTGTGCCTAGCACAGCTCTGGTCTCACACCAGCCTCTCAGGGTGGGATGTCTGCCTGCAGATTCTCAACCCAAACCTGAACCACTGAAAAAGAAATCTGGCCCAGCCCGCATTTACAGATTCCCAAGTGACTTTCTTCCCTTTGTTAGGTAAATAACTTCCCAGGGGATTCGGGCTACCTTCTGGTTTGAGACTCCCTCCTCTTCAACTACAAATGCAGAGACAGGCGCAGAGACGTCCAGTCTGCGGATCCCAGTCAGGCAGCTGCTCTGTGGCCATGGTGGCACTAAGGTAGAAAAAAATGCCTGTTTTATCCGATCGGAAGCAGCCACTCCTGATTCGAGCATCTTGATCTCTGAGGAACAAACAATACCCTTAGAAACATGCAAATCAGAGGAATTGTAGAGACCAGCTTCTCACGCACCTCCCCCCTCACCTTTTAGCCCTGTGGGAAAGCCCCTCCCACAAAACACCCCGCTAGTCCCCTAACTCCCACGCTTTGATGTGACTGGAGGTGGCTGAGGTGTGCGGTCTGTCAATCTTCCCATGTTCTCTTTGGCTCCTTAGTACCCTTCCCGGAGGCAGCAGCCCTCACatctcctctgccttcctttcttctttatcagCACGCAGATGCAGGAAGCAGCATCAAACAGTGGTGGGGACTTGATAAGCGGACTCTCCAGGCTagggacatggctcagcagtcGCCGCCACTCACTGCTCCTGGAGAGCCCTCAAGTTCACTTTCCAGCGTCCATGTCTGGTGCTTACAGCTGCCTGTAGGTTCAGCATCAGGAGATGTGACATGCTCTTCTGTCCTCAGCAGGCACCAGCTGCTgtgcacataaccacacacagacatacacacatgctcataatttaatagaaatcttttttaaaaatatctttccttAATATGTCTATAACTGGCATTCATATATTGGCTATAAATGTAGGGAAGCCAACAGAAAtccatttaattttcctttactACCTACTAAATGTGAGGTCTCTTGAAACCTCAATGGTTTCcatccctttttaaaaacaagcagcAAGCTGGGTGGGGTTGCATACTCCCTcgaccccagcacttgagagagggAAGCACGTGAATCGGAAGCTCAAGGCCGCCTTCATCCTCACCAGAACCTCATCTTCAGATTCAACGCCAGCCTGAGCCCTATGAGACCCATCTCTAGTTCTAGAAAGGaagatagagagggagggagggagggagggagggagggagggagggagggagggagggagagagaagacaggaagaaaggaagacaggaaggaatacaggaagacagaagaaaagagcAAACAGTAGATTCGGGGTGTAGGAGCCACCCtgaagtaatgaaaataatttagattGACACTGATTTATTTCATATACTTATAGGTTCTACTTataagaataaatgaagaaaaggtaCTTCACACAAATTTCTATAACCCaggtttttgtggtttttgattttgttacaACTCTGCTATGACGTGTCCAAGAGCACCTCATATGTGCTATTTCACTATTTGTTcaggaggaaagagcaacagcacTGACGTTTTCAGAAGATAAATATTTAGGAGTTACTCAGCCTTGAAATTGCCAGCAATTCAGGATCATGTATCCTTAGAGAAATCACCTTGCAGTTCAAAACAACGAAACCAGTGATCGTGTACCAAGATTAATTAAATCAACTGCCCATTAACTGTGAAAAATTCAATCAGGGAAGATGAGAGATGATGGCTTCGGAAAGATccattcattaaaaatatatctttgcgCACGAGTGTGCGTCAAGTTCTCTTGCAAAATAAACACTTCCAACATAGGTTAAAAATCAGCTGCTTCCAAAAGAGGAAAGGACCCAAGATGAACGCCTGGGGCTGGAGGTGGAGCTCAGGGGCACAGGGTGCAAGCCCTGGCTTCAGTCCTCGCCATCAGTAGCAACGACCCAGGAATGCATCATTTCAGGGTTCAGGACTGGGCACACTGCACATGGCCCATTCTGGTAGTGCTCTGATTCACCGGAAACCTTGTCTAAGTTACGAGATTTTACTTAAAGATGACAAAATAACAGATCCAATGGAAAGAGAGTGCCGCGGTCAGAGTTTTCGCTGTGCCAGTCCGATACCAGAGTCCAGCCTGTGCCCTGCGCCTGTGCCCTACAGCTTCTCCCTGAGGTGTGGCAGTGCCACCCACTCGGTTCTCAGTTGTGCAAAATCAATTTATCTGTGACCTCAAGAGAACAAAATGTCCTGTCTGGAGTTCTGTCGTGTcaagggtcattttttttttacatttcctcccagagaaacacagaggcaATGTTTGTATGGTGGCCAGGGAAGTTTCCCTACGTGACCAAGAAGAACCCAAATGATGCTCCCGTCAACCCCTCCCCAAAGAATGCGTGCAAAGTGGGAAGCCAGCgcacaaaacaaacacagctgCTACCAAAGGGAGGCAAGCTTTCCTTTTATTCAGGTGTTCAGAATGAACTGGTATGATGTCATTTTAAATAAACCCAGTGACAGTCCTTACACTGAGCTTTTGAGCATGAGGGAACGTACTCGGCCAAGTTCAGTGCCCAAGCCCCCTTAGTGcttacccccacacacacaccatacaccgtGGTCAAAGAGTGCATCCCTGCAGCTGCAGAGAACATGGatatgaaagtgagggtggaggGCACTCCCTAGCCAGTGCGCCTCAACGTGCCCTATAAACCACAAGACGGCTTCAGGCTGGAGTGATGTGCCCAAAGCCAGGCTCCTTGATGCTGGGGATGTCATTCTTCCTGTAGAAGTCGGTCTTTACGTGGTTCGCACGGCCGTAATCTCTGTTCAGGGGCTCGATGGGCTGATTGATACGTTTCCCGTACATAGAGGACGTCAGCACCGGCACGGTCCTTTCCTgttcctgggaagaagaaatatgCAGTCACCATCGTGAGCACAGAAACCTTCCTGCCCACAGTATATCAGCACAGTGGCCCATCCTTTGGCTGCGTCTCACCCAGGTGACATCTCGGTGATTCCTGCATGCCTGCAGCGGCAAAGCCAGGGACCCTAGTCCCTCTACCGTCATCTGCTATCCATGGGTGACATGACACCCTGAACTAGATGTCAGTTGTGGTCTGATTTCAGGTGCTGTCCCTcctccttctgtcccctccccaccctctcccaGCCCACCCCCTACCAGCCCCTCTTTGCCCCAGCACAGAGAGCAGCAGCCTTGAGCTTCcagctctcttcttcccactGGCCCCGCTTGGCCGGTTTGCTGCCAAAGAGCTCCAACCACTCAAGTCTCCGGGGTCACAAGGAGTCTTTTCTGATTCCTCCTCATCCCCCTTCACTGTCGCTATGGGCTTTCTGTGCCTGCTGCCCATCAATGGGGAACCAGGTTGTTTCTTTGCTGCTTGCTCCTTGCTTTGCCAGAACTCAGCTCTGAGAGGACGGGAGCTTGCTTCTTCGTCATGAAGCATGTCTGTGATGTCACGGTGCCTTTGTCATTTAACTCCAGCCCAAATTAAGAGAATAAAGAgcggcatggtggcaggagccgCTGGCCTCACACATGCGAATTGAGCATTCTGCTCTTCTACCACATGGGCAGACTTGGCGATCTGAGTGACAGCCACGGGGGAAGCATCCAGTGACTCAATAGAAATCCCACCGGGAGCTTGGGTATCATAATGTCCATGTCATGAGCTGTCTAATCGTCTCTGAGTACTCAGCCCAACTGTTAAAAAGCCTGCCACCCTCATTCGGAACTGACAATCATGTCAAAAGGCAGACGTGTCTGACGCAGACCAGGAGAGGCCCAGCCTGGCCCAGGGGAGGAAGCGCCCGCAGCACCTGTCCTCTTGATGTGACCGTGACAGAGGAGCCACCTCTACCAGCCACCTCCCTCTGTAGCTGGTTCCAGATAATTCCTCCCTTTGGGGAACATGGGGGACATCAAAGGAAAGCATCCCACATGCTGGGGACTTGAGGAAAATAGAGATCAGTGAAGCTGTGGTAGCCGGGGCTCAGTGTGTAAGTGAGCAAGGACTCCTATCTGTTGGATAAAAAGCACTTCCTAGTTTTATTCTGTATAAGTTGTTCAGTTCCCTGGAACCAATCAGAAAAACTTAATGCGAGACTGGCATCACAGAGGATTTTAACTTCTCAGCACAGCAGAATAGATGCAAGCCACATAAATAAAGCTACACACAGCAATGGAACACATTGTCAAATGTTTGCATATGgccacatatgcatgcacaacCCTGTATATccacacaaatataaacacacatgttcatacatgTGCATAAACAATGTGCAAGTGTGTATTTGCATAGATAtctgtgtgtgaaaatgtgtgcacaggaacacacacatatatattcacatttaatatagacacatgtatgcacaagatcacatacacataatacaaGCATGTGTCCCAAACAcatgtatgatggaggaaggtcattggttaaattaaaagaagctgcttggctctcattggttaggagataggtgggaggagtaaacagaacaaaacgctgggaggaagaggaagtgaggccagactccgcagctctccgctggggagcagacgccaCAGCAGAGACACCATACcttgctcccgggcagacacgcgctatgaagctccgacccaggatggacttaggctagaatcttcccggtaagaccggtgccacagattattagagatgggttgattgggatatcagaattagccagtaagggctagagctaagggccaagcagtgattaaatgaatacagtttgtgtgtaattattttggggcataagctagccgggcaggcggctgggggttggggacgcagccccgccgccgctccttattacaacacatgtatgtgcatatatgcacatattcacactgtatgtgagtacatgtttatgcatgggtacacacacatgcacatagttcTGTTGGTTTATTAGCATCATTAGTATATCTTACCTCCTCATTAATATGAAGTCCCAGGTTTTTGGCATGTTCTCTATCATCTCGATGTAATTTCTGGTTATAATCTAGTCTCCTCTTAAAAACACAGTCGTAGAGGGAGATGACTCCTGTCTGGGAATAAGCAGAGATGGTCACAGTGTGCTGGAAGGCTGAGCCACTGGTATCTGATACAGCTCTGAAACCAGCACTCAGTGGGGACCAGAGGGTGCAGactttctgtctgtgtgagtaAGCACTGGGGAGGGTCAGCATATGGCAGACCGGGCTGTGACCTGGAGCAGAGAGGAGCTCAGGCCCCTCCAGCAAGAGCAGTGCTGTGAGGATGGAGTCTGAGTGTGGGGAGGGAGGTCCACAGCACctctcctctgccccccccccagtgttCCTCCTCGAGACATTCCTCAGGGGCTGTCCCTGTTGACGCTTCTGCAGGAGCTCAAACCTAAGTCCATTTCATTGCTGTGTGAGAATTATGTCGACTGAGAGGttcataaaatgtgtttttcagtTTAGAGACTGGGGGTTCAAGGTCAAGGTGGGCAGATTCACCCCCTGGGGAGGGTCGTTTTCTGCTTCTCACAGGGCCCCTTCTCTGCATCATCACAAGGAAGAAAGAGCACACAGGGTCGCTTAGGCCTCTTTGATGGAAGCACAAAACCCATTCATGAGGGCCCTACCCTCAAGACCTGATCTCCCAAAGACACACCTACTGACCACATGTCTGATGATTATGCTTCTTGCATGGGATGTAAATACTCAGACCAAGCCAGAATAAATCTTCTCCATCTATCTGAATAAGGAGGTGTGTTGACCGAGGTTTCCCACCCGGTCCCACAGTCATAcagtcccaaagaaaagaaacacacagaggtctacattaatcataaactgattgccctgttagctcaggcttcttattaactctttcttacatcttatattaacccatcattcatgtctgtgttagtcacgtggcttggtacctttcatcagtgaggcagtcatgtcttgcttcctctctgtttgGGTGAcgactcttcccagaattttcctgttct
Above is a window of Microtus pennsylvanicus isolate mMicPen1 chromosome 6, mMicPen1.hap1, whole genome shotgun sequence DNA encoding:
- the Cfap90 gene encoding cilia- and flagella-associated protein 90 → MDPGNTKEKEEKGEEEEGGVEDGEEEEEITASTLRGKPRSLPISAVPAFSYIPPRHQEPKELSYFSRESQTGVISLYDCVFKRRLDYNQKLHRDDREHAKNLGLHINEEEQERTVPVLTSSMYGKRINQPIEPLNRDYGRANHVKTDFYRKNDIPSIKEPGFGHITPA